A part of Saliniradius amylolyticus genomic DNA contains:
- the hldE gene encoding bifunctional D-glycero-beta-D-manno-heptose-7-phosphate kinase/D-glycero-beta-D-manno-heptose 1-phosphate adenylyltransferase HldE: MIMSLPDFSRARVLVVGDIMLDRYWSGPTGRVSPEAPVPVVNIHQQEDRPGGAANVALNLAALGAQVTLSGLTGDDASADDLERRLNGVGVDCLFERQPKLETITKLRVLSRHQQLIRLDFEQDFSQADKSALEQRIKAALAEHDMLLLSDYNKGTLSQAQSLIRMAKEAGCTVVVDPKGTDYARYQGADLLTPNMHEFSLIQGEVTDEADLINKAHELIERLSLQGLLVTRSEQGMTLVGPVEGELHLPAKAKEVYDVTGAGDTVIATLAAARAAGCDWPQSCSLANAAASIVVGKLGTSTVSVSELAEVFSEQQSLDHGVVSEEQLKMALKAARARGERLVMTNGCFDILHAGHVSYLQAARQQGDRLIVAVNSDASVTRLKGPGRPVNSCERRMSVLAGLASVDWVVPFGEDTPQRLIAELLPDVLVKGGDYRPEEIAGSKEVWANGGEVKVLNFEDGVSTTGIIDRIRQRDD, translated from the coding sequence ATCATTATGTCGTTACCCGATTTTTCTCGCGCCCGAGTTTTAGTGGTTGGGGATATTATGCTGGACCGGTACTGGTCCGGTCCCACCGGACGGGTGTCTCCAGAGGCACCGGTGCCAGTGGTCAACATTCATCAGCAGGAAGACCGGCCAGGCGGCGCGGCTAACGTGGCCTTGAACTTAGCTGCGCTTGGGGCTCAGGTGACGTTATCCGGGCTTACCGGTGATGATGCCAGCGCCGATGATCTTGAGCGGCGTTTAAATGGCGTCGGGGTAGACTGCCTGTTTGAGCGACAACCCAAGCTGGAAACCATCACCAAGCTGCGGGTGCTGAGCCGTCACCAACAGTTGATTCGCCTCGACTTCGAACAGGATTTCTCCCAGGCCGATAAGTCAGCCTTGGAACAACGGATAAAGGCCGCATTGGCTGAGCACGACATGCTGCTGTTGTCCGACTACAACAAGGGGACGCTAAGCCAGGCTCAGAGCCTGATTCGGATGGCTAAAGAGGCTGGGTGTACCGTTGTAGTGGATCCCAAAGGCACGGATTACGCCCGTTATCAGGGCGCCGACCTGCTTACTCCTAATATGCATGAATTCAGTCTGATTCAGGGGGAGGTTACCGACGAGGCAGATTTAATTAACAAGGCTCACGAGCTGATCGAGCGTCTGTCTTTGCAGGGGCTTTTGGTGACCCGTTCGGAGCAGGGAATGACGCTGGTGGGACCGGTAGAGGGGGAATTGCATCTGCCAGCCAAGGCCAAGGAAGTGTACGATGTCACCGGCGCAGGTGATACGGTGATTGCCACCCTGGCAGCCGCCCGTGCGGCAGGTTGTGACTGGCCTCAGTCCTGTTCGCTGGCCAATGCAGCGGCCAGCATAGTAGTGGGTAAGCTGGGCACTTCGACGGTCAGCGTTTCCGAGCTGGCGGAGGTATTCAGTGAGCAGCAGAGTCTGGATCATGGTGTGGTCAGCGAAGAGCAGTTGAAGATGGCGTTGAAAGCGGCCCGTGCACGGGGGGAGAGACTGGTGATGACCAATGGGTGCTTCGATATTTTACACGCCGGTCATGTATCTTATCTGCAAGCGGCCCGGCAGCAAGGAGATCGTCTGATCGTGGCGGTCAATAGTGACGCTTCTGTAACCCGTCTTAAGGGACCCGGGAGGCCGGTGAACAGCTGTGAACGACGTATGTCGGTGTTGGCCGGATTGGCCTCGGTGGACTGGGTGGTGCCGTTCGGTGAGGATACTCCGCAGCGACTGATCGCCGAGTTGTTGCCCGATGTGCTGGTGAAAGGAGGAGACTATCGACCGGAGGAGATCGCCGGTAGTAAAGAGGTTTGGGCCAACGGCGGCGAGGTGAAAGTGCTTAACTTTG